A single region of the Streptococcus sanguinis genome encodes:
- a CDS encoding HXXEE domain-containing protein, which produces MFYKEDAMSLAFLSFVTLSLFMLHEFDEIILVRPWISQNQDHQGYQKEMFIARRGSYLSAESIALMIAEEFLLAFILLLLAILFRIPELALAIGFCHTLHLLGHIMQVFRFRRWVPGGFTALTTFPILILVFILYLYQQSVSWPLLLILSVLMMAFLLVNLAFLHSKAQKIETWIYRISKAD; this is translated from the coding sequence ATGTTTTATAAGGAGGATGCTATGTCTCTTGCTTTTTTATCTTTTGTAACCTTATCACTGTTTATGCTGCACGAGTTTGATGAGATTATCCTGGTTCGGCCTTGGATTTCTCAGAATCAAGACCATCAAGGCTATCAAAAGGAGATGTTCATTGCCAGAAGAGGAAGTTATCTTTCTGCTGAAAGCATTGCTCTGATGATTGCGGAGGAATTTTTGCTAGCTTTTATTCTCTTGCTGCTTGCGATTCTATTTCGCATTCCCGAGCTAGCTCTGGCTATTGGCTTCTGTCATACTCTTCATCTGCTGGGCCATATCATGCAAGTGTTTCGCTTTCGTCGTTGGGTACCGGGCGGCTTCACAGCTTTGACGACTTTTCCTATACTCATCTTAGTCTTCATCCTTTATCTATATCAGCAGTCAGTTTCTTGGCCGCTGCTTCTAATTCTAAGTGTGCTAATGATGGCTTTTCTTCTAGTAAACCTTGCTTTTTTACATAGCAAAGCTCAAAAGATAGAAACTTGGATATACAGGATAAGCAAAGCAGACTAA
- a CDS encoding lysophospholipid acyltransferase family protein, translating into MFYTYLRGLVIFILWTLNGNAHYHNKEKIPSKDENYILVAPHRTWWDPVYMAFATKPKQFIFMAKKQLFENRVFGWWIRMCGAFPIDRENPGPSAIKYPVNMLKKSNRSLIMFPSGSRHSTDVKGGVAVIAKMAKVRIMPVVYAGPMSLKGLAAGERVDMNFGNPIDISDIKKMNDEGVEEVARRVHAEFDRLDAEVAPYQTQKKGNIFLRILRAFVFIPAILIGILTIIFSFFASFVWDPDKHRK; encoded by the coding sequence ATGTTTTATACCTATTTGCGAGGTTTAGTGATTTTTATCCTGTGGACCTTGAACGGCAATGCACACTACCACAATAAAGAAAAGATTCCTTCAAAAGATGAAAATTATATCTTGGTTGCCCCTCACCGAACATGGTGGGATCCAGTTTACATGGCTTTTGCGACCAAGCCCAAGCAGTTCATTTTCATGGCCAAGAAACAGCTTTTTGAAAATCGCGTATTCGGCTGGTGGATTCGCATGTGTGGTGCCTTTCCCATTGACCGGGAAAATCCTGGTCCGTCAGCTATAAAATACCCTGTCAATATGCTGAAAAAGAGCAATCGCTCTCTGATTATGTTCCCAAGCGGCAGCCGGCATTCTACGGATGTCAAGGGAGGAGTAGCAGTGATTGCTAAGATGGCTAAGGTCCGTATCATGCCAGTGGTCTATGCTGGTCCCATGAGCCTCAAAGGCTTAGCAGCTGGGGAGCGCGTGGATATGAATTTTGGTAATCCCATTGATATTTCAGACATTAAGAAGATGAATGATGAGGGAGTTGAGGAAGTGGCTCGCCGTGTTCATGCTGAGTTTGACCGTCTGGATGCTGAAGTAGCACCTTACCAGACACAAAAGAAAGGCAATATTTTCTTGCGGATTTTACGTGCCTTTGTCTTTATTCCTGCTATTTTGATTGGAATTTTGACCATCATTTTCAGCTTTTTTGCTAGCTTTGTCTGGGATCCAGATAAGCATAGAAAATAA
- a CDS encoding cation-translocating P-type ATPase codes for MNKKELIGLNQTQVDEKISQGLTNDFTSDTSTSNWQIVKRNVFTLFNALNFVIALALVSVQAWSNLVFFAVISFNAVTGIITELRAKHMIDKLNLVSRELVTVIRNGQEVKIQPEEIVLGDLIKLSAGEQIPSDARVVEGVAEANEAMLTGESDLVLKEEGAELLSGSFLASGQIYAEVHHVGADNYANKLMTEAKTLKPINSRILYNLGKISRFTGKIIIPFGMALFFEALMIKGLPVKNSVITSSTALLGMLPKGIALLTVTSLLTAVIKLGMRKVLVQEMYSVETLARVDTLCLDKTGTITQGKMTVEALHSLSDKFSDETVDQILAAYIQTSEDNNPTAQAIRKGYGHLDHAYTSDNVIPFSSDRKWGAMHLSSVGTIFLGAPEMLLDSNPAAVGEAQKRGSRVLVLAHSNQVLDKHSIQLPEDMTALAVLEITDPIREGAAETLDYLRSQDVDLKIISGDNPVTVSHIASQAGFANYNSYIDCSKISDQELVEQAEETAIFGRVSPHQKKLLIQTLKAAGRTTAMTGDGVNDILALREADCSIVMAEGDPATRQIANLVLLNSDFNDVPEILFEGRRVVNNIGRIAPIFFIKTIYSFILAIICIASILLGKSEYLLIFPFIPIQITLIDQFVEGFPPFVLTFERNIKPVEKHFLKRSLQLALPSSLMIVFSVLFVRIWGSSHGWSDIEMATLTYYLLGSISFLSVIRACLPLNLWRSLLIIFSVFGFYLSAFVLQHLLEIATLTAATLPVYLILMVVFGLVFVACTIKQKYRFD; via the coding sequence ATGAACAAGAAAGAATTAATCGGTTTAAACCAAACCCAAGTAGATGAAAAGATTTCGCAGGGCCTGACCAACGATTTTACAAGTGACACCAGTACTAGTAACTGGCAAATCGTTAAGCGGAATGTTTTCACCCTTTTTAATGCCCTTAACTTTGTTATTGCTCTAGCCTTGGTCTCTGTCCAAGCCTGGAGCAATCTGGTCTTCTTCGCAGTAATCAGCTTTAACGCCGTCACTGGTATTATCACAGAGCTGCGAGCCAAACACATGATTGACAAGCTCAATCTGGTCAGCCGAGAGCTGGTCACAGTCATCCGCAACGGCCAGGAAGTCAAAATTCAGCCAGAAGAAATTGTACTGGGTGACCTGATCAAGCTGTCAGCTGGCGAGCAAATTCCCAGTGATGCCCGTGTAGTAGAGGGTGTTGCCGAGGCCAATGAAGCCATGTTAACAGGGGAGAGTGACCTAGTGCTCAAGGAAGAAGGCGCTGAGCTGCTGTCTGGTAGCTTTCTAGCCAGTGGGCAGATCTATGCTGAGGTGCACCATGTCGGAGCAGACAACTATGCCAACAAGCTCATGACTGAGGCTAAAACCCTCAAGCCTATCAACTCGCGTATTCTATACAATCTTGGGAAAATTTCCCGCTTTACTGGAAAAATTATCATTCCTTTCGGAATGGCTCTCTTCTTTGAAGCCCTGATGATAAAGGGATTGCCTGTCAAAAACTCTGTCATTACCAGCTCAACAGCTCTTTTGGGTATGCTGCCTAAGGGAATCGCCCTGCTGACAGTCACGTCACTCCTGACAGCTGTCATCAAGCTAGGTATGCGCAAGGTGCTTGTTCAGGAAATGTATTCAGTTGAAACTCTGGCTCGGGTGGATACTCTCTGCCTGGACAAGACTGGGACAATTACCCAAGGTAAGATGACTGTTGAAGCCTTGCATAGCCTGTCAGATAAGTTTTCTGATGAGACCGTCGATCAAATCTTAGCAGCCTACATTCAAACCAGCGAGGATAATAACCCAACAGCCCAAGCTATTCGCAAGGGCTACGGCCATCTGGACCATGCCTATACTAGCGACAATGTCATCCCATTTTCTAGTGACCGAAAATGGGGCGCTATGCATTTATCCAGTGTCGGAACTATCTTTCTGGGGGCTCCCGAAATGCTGCTGGACAGCAATCCTGCAGCGGTTGGAGAGGCTCAAAAACGCGGATCGCGGGTTTTGGTGCTAGCTCACAGCAACCAAGTGCTAGACAAACACAGTATTCAACTGCCTGAAGATATGACCGCTTTAGCTGTTCTGGAAATCACTGATCCTATTCGTGAGGGAGCGGCTGAGACACTGGACTACCTGCGCTCTCAGGATGTTGATCTGAAAATCATCTCTGGTGACAATCCAGTGACCGTTTCCCATATTGCTAGCCAGGCTGGATTTGCCAACTACAACAGCTACATCGACTGCTCTAAAATCAGCGATCAAGAATTGGTTGAGCAAGCAGAAGAAACAGCCATCTTCGGCCGTGTTTCTCCCCATCAGAAAAAGCTGCTGATCCAGACTCTTAAGGCCGCTGGTCGGACAACAGCCATGACCGGAGATGGGGTTAATGATATCTTGGCCTTGCGTGAAGCAGACTGCTCCATCGTCATGGCCGAGGGCGACCCCGCAACTCGGCAAATTGCCAACTTGGTCCTTCTTAACTCCGACTTTAACGATGTCCCCGAGATTCTTTTTGAAGGCCGCCGGGTTGTTAACAATATCGGCCGGATTGCTCCGATTTTCTTCATCAAGACGATTTATTCCTTTATCCTGGCTATCATCTGTATCGCCAGTATCCTGCTAGGAAAATCTGAATACCTCTTGATTTTCCCATTCATCCCGATTCAGATCACCTTGATTGACCAGTTTGTCGAAGGTTTCCCGCCCTTTGTCCTCACCTTTGAGCGCAATATTAAGCCGGTTGAAAAGCACTTCCTCAAACGCTCCCTGCAGCTAGCTCTGCCAAGCTCCCTCATGATTGTCTTCAGCGTGCTATTTGTGCGCATCTGGGGCAGCAGTCATGGCTGGAGCGATATAGAAATGGCCACCCTGACCTATTACTTGCTAGGCAGCATCAGCTTCCTGTCAGTCATCCGGGCCTGTCTGCCACTCAACCTCTGGCGCAGCCTGCTTATTATCTTCTCTGTCTTTGGCTTCTATCTATCAGCTTTTGTCCTGCAGCACCTTTTGGAAATTGCGACGCTGACAGCCGCAACTTTACCAGTCTATCTGATTCTCATGGTCGTTTTCGGGCTTGTCTTTGTTGCCTGCACCATCAAGCAGAAATACAGATTTGATTAA
- a CDS encoding tRNA1(Val) (adenine(37)-N6)-methyltransferase, protein MNEAKLKDGERVNQLFSTDVKIIQNSEVFSYSVDSVLLSRFPKLPQRGLIVDLCAGNGAVGLFASTRTKAKILAVEIQERLADMAERSIELNDLTQQMQVIQDDLKNLGLYITGSKVDMILCNPPYFKVDKQSNLNESQHYLLARHEISTNLEEICKIAQRVLKSNGRLAMVHRPERFLDILDTMQAHNLAPKRIQFVYPKLGKEANMLLIEAIKDGSRDGLKILPPLFIHNQDGSYTPEIHEIYYGK, encoded by the coding sequence ATGAACGAAGCAAAACTAAAAGACGGAGAACGAGTCAACCAGCTCTTTTCAACGGATGTCAAGATTATTCAAAACAGTGAGGTCTTCAGCTATTCGGTAGACAGCGTACTGCTTTCCCGCTTTCCTAAGCTGCCCCAGCGGGGGTTGATTGTCGATCTCTGTGCTGGAAATGGCGCTGTTGGACTTTTTGCCAGCACTCGCACCAAGGCCAAGATTCTGGCAGTCGAGATTCAGGAACGTCTGGCAGACATGGCCGAGCGCTCCATTGAGCTCAATGATTTAACCCAGCAAATGCAAGTTATTCAGGACGATCTGAAAAACCTAGGACTCTATATCACTGGCAGCAAGGTTGATATGATTCTCTGCAATCCCCCGTATTTCAAAGTGGACAAGCAATCCAATCTCAATGAAAGCCAGCACTACCTATTAGCCCGCCATGAAATCTCAACAAATCTGGAAGAGATTTGCAAGATTGCCCAACGAGTCCTCAAATCTAATGGTCGGTTGGCCATGGTTCATCGACCAGAACGCTTTCTGGATATTTTAGATACCATGCAAGCCCACAACCTGGCTCCCAAGCGCATTCAGTTTGTCTATCCAAAGTTGGGTAAAGAGGCCAATATGCTGCTTATCGAAGCGATTAAAGATGGTTCCCGCGACGGTCTAAAAATCCTGCCCCCTCTCTTTATTCACAATCAGGATGGCAGTTACACTCCGGAGATTCACGAGATTTACTATGGAAAATAA
- a CDS encoding GIY-YIG nuclease family protein, with protein MENKAYMYVLECGDGSLYTGYTTDVQARLKKHQAGKGAKYTRTRLPVTLLYQEEHPTKPAAMSAEALFKKKTRQAKLAYIKERTQHA; from the coding sequence ATGGAAAATAAAGCCTATATGTACGTGCTTGAATGCGGGGACGGCTCCCTCTACACCGGCTACACAACGGATGTCCAAGCCCGACTCAAAAAACATCAAGCTGGCAAAGGTGCCAAATACACTCGCACTCGGCTGCCAGTTACCTTACTTTACCAAGAAGAACACCCTACCAAGCCGGCTGCCATGTCGGCTGAAGCACTCTTTAAAAAGAAAACTAGACAAGCCAAACTGGCTTACATCAAAGAAAGGACTCAACATGCCTGA
- a CDS encoding DapH/DapD/GlmU-related protein produces MPEIQFKGDFHHIEISPDAQLDIGQDVIFQSFISLNVASGAQFKLGTRVFFNDHCTVRCQHSIEIGKDTMFGDGVRIFDHNHQYSNYHIEKIDFTVAPVKIGANCWIGANTVILKGVTIGDNVIVGANSLIFQDIPSNSIAMSKEELIIKERPQGNFHAFTLTASDTLEQLAYLAENLPDLEFHIAAKTNISPYLASFKDYPNINLYTNIHQDDFIEDLLDRADIYLDINHWGEVDQIVQRAISKGKPVLAFSQTAHQPEANSLLFEANQPQQMVDEIREIMKEKART; encoded by the coding sequence ATGCCTGAAATCCAGTTTAAAGGCGACTTTCATCATATCGAAATTTCCCCAGATGCCCAGCTTGATATCGGCCAAGATGTCATTTTCCAATCCTTTATCAGCTTGAATGTAGCAAGTGGCGCACAATTCAAGCTAGGAACCAGGGTTTTCTTTAACGACCATTGTACTGTCCGCTGTCAACACTCTATCGAAATCGGCAAGGATACCATGTTTGGCGATGGGGTCCGCATTTTTGACCATAATCATCAGTATTCTAATTACCATATTGAGAAGATTGATTTTACTGTTGCGCCAGTCAAGATTGGAGCTAACTGCTGGATTGGAGCCAATACTGTAATCCTCAAAGGTGTGACCATTGGCGATAATGTCATCGTTGGAGCCAACAGCTTGATTTTCCAGGATATTCCCAGTAACTCTATCGCTATGAGCAAGGAAGAGCTTATCATCAAGGAGCGGCCGCAGGGCAATTTCCATGCCTTCACGCTGACAGCTTCTGATACCTTGGAACAATTGGCCTATTTAGCAGAAAATCTGCCAGACTTGGAATTTCACATAGCCGCTAAGACCAATATTTCTCCTTATTTGGCCAGCTTTAAGGACTATCCTAATATCAACCTCTACACCAATATCCACCAGGATGACTTTATTGAGGATTTGCTCGATAGGGCGGATATTTACTTGGATATTAATCACTGGGGAGAAGTCGACCAAATTGTCCAAAGGGCTATCAGCAAGGGAAAGCCAGTTTTGGCTTTCAGCCAAACTGCCCACCAGCCTGAAGCAAATAGCTTACTCTTTGAAGCGAACCAACCCCAGCAAATGGTTGATGAAATAAGAGAAATAATGAAAGAAAAGGCTAGGACATAA
- a CDS encoding isoprenylcysteine carboxyl methyltransferase family protein gives MTIIIVIFAAVSLFRLVFLRKSSQNEQDILAKGGMEYGVKNSTIMKYLHMLFYAVCFLELLLKKPAFDFVSLLGAVLLLFSMFMLYLVAKLLGPVWTIKLMLVKDHKFVDHWLFRNVKHPNYFLNVVPELVGLALLSHAYFALFILFPLYCITLYVRIKEEEQLLKEVIIPNGIAGE, from the coding sequence ATGACAATCATTATAGTGATTTTTGCAGCAGTGTCGCTTTTTCGTTTGGTGTTTTTGAGGAAATCCTCTCAGAATGAGCAGGATATTCTGGCTAAGGGTGGCATGGAGTACGGGGTGAAAAACTCAACTATCATGAAGTACCTGCACATGCTTTTTTATGCGGTTTGCTTTCTGGAATTGCTGCTGAAAAAGCCAGCTTTTGACTTTGTGAGCCTACTGGGAGCTGTCTTGTTGCTCTTTTCTATGTTTATGCTCTACCTTGTTGCCAAGCTCTTAGGGCCAGTTTGGACCATCAAGCTCATGCTGGTTAAGGATCATAAGTTTGTTGACCACTGGCTCTTTCGCAATGTCAAACATCCTAATTATTTCCTGAATGTTGTTCCAGAATTGGTGGGCTTGGCCCTGCTCAGTCATGCTTACTTTGCTCTGTTTATCCTCTTCCCACTCTACTGTATCACACTCTATGTCCGTATCAAGGAAGAAGAGCAGTTACTCAAGGAAGTTATCATTCCAAATGGAATTGCTGGTGAATAA
- a CDS encoding DeoR/GlpR family DNA-binding transcription regulator — MKESRHRIILQELDQTGVVAVKNLKEMLGVTDMTIRRDLIDLEKQGMLTRVHGGAHKKVKNALNEISHSEKQMLNVEEKKQIARKCADLIADGDTVFIGSGTTTDFIGDYLDGKNISIVTNSLPIFEKLKERANLDLILIGGRYRAKTQTFVGQFANNLLKEIKVSKAFIGANGIDGHNVTTSNEEEGNGDAIILNNAISKYIVADNSKFDSYSFYSFYRLDNLSAVVTDDNIAPKVKEKYSTYVEIL; from the coding sequence ATGAAAGAAAGTAGACATAGAATCATTCTGCAAGAACTGGATCAAACAGGTGTGGTTGCTGTTAAAAACCTCAAGGAAATGCTGGGTGTCACGGATATGACCATCCGTCGGGATTTGATTGATTTGGAGAAGCAGGGCATGCTGACCCGCGTGCATGGCGGAGCCCATAAGAAGGTCAAGAATGCTCTCAACGAGATTTCCCACTCAGAAAAGCAAATGCTGAATGTTGAGGAGAAGAAGCAGATTGCCCGTAAATGTGCGGATTTGATTGCTGACGGGGATACGGTCTTTATTGGGTCAGGCACCACAACTGATTTTATAGGAGACTATTTGGATGGCAAAAATATCAGCATTGTCACCAATTCGCTGCCAATTTTTGAAAAGTTAAAAGAAAGGGCTAATTTAGATTTAATTCTGATTGGCGGACGCTATCGGGCCAAGACTCAAACCTTTGTTGGTCAGTTTGCTAATAATCTTTTGAAAGAAATCAAGGTTTCTAAGGCCTTTATTGGGGCGAATGGCATTGACGGTCATAATGTTACGACCAGCAATGAAGAAGAAGGCAATGGAGATGCGATTATCCTTAACAATGCCATCAGCAAATACATTGTAGCAGATAACAGCAAGTTTGACAGCTATTCTTTCTATTCTTTTTACCGGCTGGACAATCTCAGTGCAGTTGTGACGGACGATAATATCGCTCCGAAAGTCAAGGAAAAATACAGCACCTACGTTGAAATTCTATGA